A single Campylobacter hyointestinalis subsp. hyointestinalis DNA region contains:
- a CDS encoding MacB family efflux pump subunit, translated as MIKLQNIKKKFITGGVETEVLKGINLSINRGEFVAIIGQSGSGKSTLMNILGCLDTPSSGKYLLEDQDISKFDRDALSNLRLKTFGFIFQRYNLLNSNDVKNNVALPGVYAGVGKKDRLNFAKELLSKLGLESKFDTYPNQLSGGQQQRVSIARALMNGGDILLCDEPTGALDSTSGVMVMEILKDLHKSGHTIIVVTHDKDIASWADRIIEIKDGNILSDNKKQNNIYEFKKVSEGIKKGFKASLDRFLESFSMSVGAIKAHKLRSFLTMLGIIIGIASVVCVVALAKGSQEKILNEINKVGTSTIMLNPGKAPGDPNRNKIKKFTLDDAELLSKLEFVDYATPTVSQSGLLVYANQNANANLRAGSENYLKITGVKVVLGRDFSSDDIKNSESVIIIDTDVKSSFFGQNDPIGKTILFNKKPFKIIGVAKKDEGAFGSENLTVYMPYSTAVNKITGDRNLRSITVKLKSNVNAQLAESTIKEVMSVKRGDSDFYTRNSDTIMQTIKSTTDAMSLLISGIALISLMVGGIGVMNIMLVSVFERTKEIGIRMAIGAKSKDIMIQFLIEAILLCAIGGAIGVGLAYLIGYLFNMFGASFKMIFSTTSIFIALGVSSLIGIIFGYMPARNAAKLNPIDALSRE; from the coding sequence ATGATAAAACTCCAAAACATAAAAAAGAAATTTATCACCGGTGGCGTAGAAACTGAGGTTTTAAAAGGGATAAATTTGTCTATTAATAGGGGTGAGTTCGTAGCTATCATAGGTCAATCAGGTAGCGGAAAATCCACTCTTATGAATATACTTGGGTGCCTTGATACTCCAAGTAGTGGAAAATATCTGCTTGAGGATCAAGATATAAGTAAATTTGATAGGGACGCGCTATCAAATTTAAGGCTAAAGACGTTTGGTTTTATATTTCAGCGTTATAATCTTCTAAACTCAAACGATGTAAAAAACAATGTCGCGCTTCCTGGTGTTTATGCTGGTGTGGGTAAAAAAGATAGGTTAAATTTTGCAAAAGAGCTTCTTTCAAAACTTGGCTTAGAGAGTAAATTTGATACATACCCAAATCAGCTAAGCGGTGGGCAGCAACAAAGAGTCAGTATAGCAAGAGCTCTTATGAATGGCGGAGATATCTTGCTTTGTGATGAGCCAACTGGAGCTCTTGATAGCACAAGTGGCGTAATGGTTATGGAGATCTTAAAGGATCTGCATAAGAGCGGACATACTATCATAGTAGTAACTCACGATAAAGATATAGCGTCTTGGGCTGATAGGATCATAGAGATAAAAGACGGCAATATTTTGAGCGACAACAAAAAGCAAAATAATATATATGAATTTAAAAAAGTTTCAGAAGGTATAAAAAAAGGGTTTAAAGCTTCGTTAGATAGGTTTTTAGAGAGTTTTAGTATGTCTGTTGGTGCTATAAAAGCACATAAACTTAGATCTTTTCTTACTATGCTTGGTATCATTATCGGTATAGCTTCTGTTGTTTGCGTGGTTGCTTTAGCAAAAGGATCTCAAGAAAAGATTCTAAACGAGATAAATAAAGTCGGCACTAGTACTATTATGCTAAATCCTGGAAAAGCACCAGGCGATCCAAATAGAAATAAAATAAAAAAATTTACGCTTGATGATGCGGAGTTACTTTCCAAACTTGAGTTTGTGGATTACGCTACTCCTACTGTTTCACAATCAGGCTTACTTGTGTATGCAAATCAAAATGCAAACGCAAATTTAAGAGCTGGAAGTGAAAATTATCTAAAGATCACCGGTGTAAAGGTCGTTTTGGGTAGAGATTTTAGTAGTGATGATATAAAAAACTCAGAGTCGGTGATCATCATAGATACCGATGTAAAGTCTTCGTTTTTTGGTCAAAATGATCCCATAGGTAAAACTATACTTTTTAATAAAAAACCTTTTAAAATCATCGGTGTAGCAAAAAAAGACGAAGGGGCTTTTGGTAGTGAGAATTTGACAGTTTATATGCCTTATAGCACGGCGGTCAATAAAATAACAGGCGATAGAAACCTAAGATCCATAACGGTTAAACTCAAAAGCAATGTAAATGCTCAGCTTGCCGAAAGCACCATAAAAGAAGTGATGAGCGTAAAACGCGGAGATAGCGATTTTTACACAAGGAATTCAGATACAATAATGCAAACCATAAAAAGCACTACAGATGCGATGAGCTTGCTGATATCTGGTATAGCTCTCATCTCGCTTATGGTCGGCGGAATAGGCGTTATGAATATCATGCTAGTTAGTGTTTTTGAGAGAACCAAAGAGATAGGCATCAGAATGGCCATAGGTGCAAAAAGTAAAGATATAATGATACAATTTCTTATAGAAGCTATACTTCTTTGTGCTATAGGCGGTGCTATAGGCGTGGGACTTGCCTATCTTATAGGATATCTTTTCAATATGTTCGGTGCTAGTTTCAAGATGATATTTAGCACAACTTCAATATTTATAGCTTTGGGGGTTTCTAGCCTTATTGGTATAATATTTGGCTATATGCCAGCACGTAATGCAGCTAAGCTCAATCCAATAGATGCATTATCAAGGGAGTAA
- a CDS encoding TolC family protein — translation MKNIIYIFIGLLFVGCASKNIDYKVKEVSFYTPTWYLDFNQTVLNRLIDTALKNNEDINIAVLSLRQAMLKAGVAKADFFPTPSANAKASTSRDISKDNDWKNGFSSDFSLSYELDIYGKIFDNFESLSWDAASSNLNLANLKLTIINSITDTYFNILYINDAIRNLKQNLVNLNELDRLVITKYELGKEEILSVRQSKQNLLDLQNSLLTQQKNLQTSYEVLKNLTRSDISLDDLSLSGVELRDISLDIKFDTLKNRPDINEAISSLNAGFYSYKVAQKDLYPSINIGASLSDSDDKFSDSFGFNIIGGNLSIKLPFLDYARLSKQVKISEAEFEKRVLTYEKTLSNATNEVIKYKLYYDIDKQSYENLLSIVEQRVMIVGIYESKYALGKAQLKDLLEAKNLLISAQKSLLNQKYRLLNDEIGYYKAIAW, via the coding sequence TTGAAAAATATAATATACATTTTTATAGGACTTTTGTTTGTCGGTTGTGCTTCAAAAAACATAGATTATAAAGTCAAAGAAGTGAGTTTTTATACTCCGACTTGGTATCTGGATTTTAATCAAACAGTGCTAAATAGACTGATAGATACTGCTTTAAAAAATAATGAAGATATAAATATCGCAGTTCTTAGTTTAAGACAAGCTATGCTAAAAGCAGGTGTTGCTAAAGCTGATTTTTTTCCAACTCCTAGCGCAAATGCAAAAGCAAGCACGTCAAGAGATATAAGCAAAGATAACGACTGGAAAAATGGTTTTTCGAGCGATTTTTCGCTTAGTTATGAGCTAGATATCTACGGCAAGATCTTTGACAATTTTGAGAGTTTAAGCTGGGATGCGGCTAGTAGTAATCTAAATTTAGCAAATTTAAAGCTGACTATCATAAATTCTATCACCGATACGTATTTTAATATACTTTACATAAACGACGCTATAAGAAATCTTAAGCAAAATTTGGTAAATTTAAATGAGCTAGATAGACTTGTCATCACGAAATACGAACTCGGTAAAGAGGAAATTTTGAGCGTTAGGCAGAGTAAACAAAATCTTTTAGATCTACAAAATAGCCTTCTAACTCAGCAAAAGAATTTGCAAACAAGCTATGAAGTCCTAAAGAATTTAACTAGAAGCGATATAAGCTTAGATGATCTTAGTTTAAGTGGTGTAGAGTTAAGAGATATAAGTCTTGATATCAAATTTGACACTTTGAAAAATCGTCCAGATATAAATGAAGCGATATCGTCTTTAAACGCCGGTTTTTACTCATACAAAGTTGCTCAAAAAGATCTATATCCTAGTATAAATATAGGAGCTAGCTTAAGCGATAGCGATGATAAATTTAGCGATAGTTTTGGATTTAATATAATAGGTGGAAATTTAAGTATAAAGCTACCATTTTTAGACTATGCAAGACTTAGTAAGCAAGTAAAAATCTCTGAAGCCGAGTTTGAAAAGCGAGTTTTGACTTATGAAAAAACGTTATCAAATGCGACAAATGAAGTCATAAAATACAAACTATACTATGATATCGACAAACAAAGCTATGAGAATTTGCTTTCTATAGTAGAGCAAAGAGTGATGATAGTAGGTATCTATGAGTCAAAATACGCGCTTGGAAAAGCTCAGTTAAAAGATCTTTTAGAAGCTAAAAATTTACTTATAAGTGCACAAAAATCACTGTTAAATCAAAAATATAGATTATTAAACGACGAGATAGGTTACTACAAAGCCATAGCGTGGTGA